A single Corynebacterium resistens DSM 45100 DNA region contains:
- the ftsE gene encoding cell division ATP-binding protein FtsE has product MITFENVSKSYKSAGRPALRDISVTIDKGEFVFLIGPSGSGKSTFLQLMLREEKVDSGDLYVADYHVNQLKGKDVPKLRQRIGYVFQDFRLLPKKTVFENVAFALEVIGKKRADIEMLVPQALKTVGLDGKENRYPHELSGGEQQRVAIARASVNRPLVLLADEPTGNLDPDTSSEIMLLLNRINQAGTTVVMSTHDDVAVDSMRKRVIELDKGTIVRDDAHGVYGVGR; this is encoded by the coding sequence GTGATCACATTCGAAAACGTCTCCAAAAGCTACAAATCCGCGGGCCGCCCAGCCCTGAGGGACATCAGCGTCACTATCGATAAGGGTGAGTTTGTGTTCCTCATCGGCCCATCGGGTTCCGGTAAGTCCACCTTCCTGCAACTGATGTTGCGCGAGGAGAAAGTGGACTCTGGCGACCTGTATGTTGCGGATTACCACGTCAATCAGCTGAAGGGGAAAGACGTACCGAAGCTGCGCCAGCGCATCGGATACGTCTTCCAGGATTTCCGCTTGCTGCCGAAGAAGACGGTTTTCGAAAACGTCGCCTTCGCGCTCGAAGTCATTGGTAAAAAGCGCGCGGATATTGAAATGCTCGTGCCCCAGGCCCTGAAAACGGTGGGCTTGGACGGTAAGGAGAACCGCTACCCACACGAGCTTTCAGGTGGTGAGCAGCAACGTGTGGCGATCGCCCGGGCGTCGGTTAATAGGCCACTAGTCCTGCTTGCCGATGAGCCGACCGGCAACCTAGACCCCGATACGTCCTCCGAGATCATGTTGTTGCTCAACCGCATTAATCAAGCGGGAACCACCGTCGTGATGTCCACGCACGATGATGTGGCCGTGGATTCTATGCGCAAGCGCGTGATCGAGCTGGATAAGGGAACCATCGTCCGTGACGATGCTCACGGCGTGTACGGCGTGGGACGATAG
- the ftsX gene encoding permease-like cell division protein FtsX, producing MNLGFVFREAMAGFRRNATMTIAMIITTAISLALLATGFLLTSMTERTKEIYIDRVEVMVQLDDKISTTDKDCTSADCAALKNKLESDNGVQSVTYRNKQQSYDRFVELFKDSDPRLVEQTSKDAFPAALHIRLTDPTETSPIDAIKNDPGVANVVDQGEDLQAATRNLDAVRNASFLVAAVQAVAAIFLIMNMVQIAAFSRRHEISIMRMVGASRWYTQMPFVLEAIIGAVVGAVLAVGGMYAGKKLVVDNAMRSLYDANLVARITDSDIWLAAPFLVLTGAVVAAITAQITLRWYVKN from the coding sequence ATGAATTTGGGTTTCGTATTCCGCGAGGCGATGGCCGGCTTCCGCCGCAATGCCACCATGACCATCGCGATGATCATCACGACCGCGATCTCCCTGGCGCTGCTTGCCACAGGTTTCCTGCTGACCAGCATGACTGAGCGCACGAAGGAAATCTACATCGACCGCGTGGAGGTCATGGTCCAGTTGGACGACAAGATCTCCACCACAGACAAGGACTGCACCAGCGCTGATTGTGCTGCACTGAAAAACAAGCTCGAGAGCGACAATGGCGTGCAGTCGGTGACCTACCGCAATAAGCAACAGTCCTATGATCGCTTCGTGGAGCTATTCAAGGATTCCGATCCGCGCTTGGTGGAGCAGACCAGCAAGGATGCTTTCCCGGCTGCGCTGCACATCCGCTTGACCGATCCCACTGAAACCAGCCCGATCGATGCGATCAAGAACGATCCGGGTGTGGCGAATGTGGTCGATCAGGGCGAGGATTTGCAGGCTGCCACCCGGAACTTGGATGCGGTCCGCAACGCCTCCTTCTTGGTGGCTGCTGTTCAGGCTGTGGCTGCGATCTTCCTCATCATGAACATGGTGCAGATTGCAGCCTTTAGCCGCCGCCACGAGATCAGCATCATGCGCATGGTCGGCGCCTCGCGCTGGTACACGCAAATGCCATTCGTGCTGGAGGCCATCATCGGCGCAGTCGTCGGTGCGGTGTTGGCCGTCGGTGGCATGTACGCGGGCAAGAAGCTGGTGGTTGATAACGCCATGCGTTCGCTGTACGACGCCAATCTCGTCGCACGCATCACCGATAGTGATATTTGGTTGGCCGCGCCGTTCTTGGTGCTGACCGGTGCGGTAGTTGCCGCTATCACCGCGCAAATTACTTTGCGTTGGTACGTCAAGAACTAG